Genomic segment of Pseudomonadota bacterium:
CGCTGATGCAGGAGAGACCGAACAGGTCTGCAAGCTGTTCAATAATTGGGTATGCGGTATCCTTTTCTGTTGACACGATAATATTGGGATACGGTGCGGAGTTTACCAGATAACCGAAAGTACTCAAGGAATCAACCTGATATTGATTTATTGGATTTTTCCGCCGCCTGCTTGTATCCACTATTTTTAAGTCTTTATACGTGAGAACACCCATGCGTACAAGTTCAGCCATATATCTGCTTAATTCAGCGTCCCACCGGGTGAGACCTTCTTCAGTCTGGTCGGATTCTGTGAGCAGTCCCAATTTTTCAAGAACAGGTTTTACTGTGAAATACCAAAACCGTCTTAAACTTCTATCGGTATCCGCAGAGAGAAACTGTTTTTCATTGAGAATAATAGACCGGATCAGCTCTGATTGCTTCACCCCTGCAAGAATGCGCTTAAGTTCATCCTTCGGTATTTCCTTTATTGGTCGGGTAAGAGAGGTATATTTTTTTGACATATCATCCCTCCAGTGCCCTTGAAGCCTTCTGCAACAGTGGGATTACCTCGTCGATAGTTTCATCGTTGAAGGTAACACCCTTCTTTGTCGGAAGCCATTCGCCCTTATCATCCGTGAAATATACCCGGCAATCAACATACTTGCCTGCTTGGCTGGCAGACAGGTAACCCTGATACTCCGCAAGACTTACCCTGACTCTTTCTTTTTGGTTCTTCTCGACTTCGCCGATTAGTTTTAACATGTTATGCCTCCTTTATATTTTTTTCTACATATGTATTACCTTTTTTTGAAATTTTTCTTACAGGGAAGATTAACCCTCCAATAGAAAAGCAAGAACCCTCTGATAGAGAAACAAGACCTTGAGGTTAATTCTTTAGAAGAAAAGAAGTAATACAAGGGTGAGAATAAATGTTTTTAGGGGGTTTTAAATGAAACTTGAGCTTGAAGAACATGATCTTGAATTGATTGTTGATAGATTATTTGAAAGGCTAAAACCTATGTTGCCCAAGCAGGACCACCGGGGGGACGTTATCTTTGACAAAAAAGAGCTTTCTCAATATCTCAAGGTTGGTGTTTCATGGATAGATAATAACCTTTATATGTTGCCACACTTCAAGGTCGGTAAGTATGTGAGGTTCAGGCAGTCACATATCGACCAATGGATTAAGAATGTAGAACTAATGCCTTCACCTTACCTTAAATTGATGAAAAATGTCAGGTGACCACTTGATTGTATATCAAATGATTGTAAAAATTACCTATGAATTATCAATATGTTATTCGAGTATGTGAAGTGAATTGTGAAGTGAATAATAAATTATTTTTTCCTTGATGAACAAACATAGTAGGCTTATAAATATATAGTGTGAGTGAATGGACACCGAGACAAATCAGAGGATTGAGAAAAACGTTCACGCTATCCAAAAGGGTATTGGGTGAGCTTGTTGGTGTTCATAAGGACTATATCTACATGCCGAAAGGAGGTGATAGAAATCCATCAAAAATATTATGTTTATTGTTAGACCGCATTGAAAAGGAATTACAAGAAAACGAAAAAGGAAAGGTAGGTGAAAAGCATGGCAAGAAAAGTAAAAGGTCTTTATAAGCGTGGTAATGTCTGGTGGTGTGCTTATAAGTCTGTAACCGGGAAGGTGGTAAGAGAAAGCACAGGATTCATCAACTATGACATGGCCATTGATTTTCTTACGAAAAGAAAAGCTGATGTTATGGTAGGGATAGAACCGGAAGTCAAGAAGATGGTCAATTATACCTTTCAGGAGCTTGCAACAGAATACCTCAAATGGTGTGAAAGGCAAAGATGCTTTAAGAGTAAGCGGAACTTTGTCAAGCAGTTAGGTGAGGCCTTTAGTAATATTCCCTTAAGACAATTCAATACCATGATGCTTGAACATTTTCAGACAGAGCGATTACAAAAAGGGAATAAACCGGCAACAGTCAACAGGCTTATTGCTACAATCAAACATGCATTCCACAAGGGTTGTGATTGGAATATGGTTGATGAAGGAACCATGAAATGCATAAAAAGGGTGAAGCTTCTTGAAGAAAATAATCGGCGATTACGGTATCTGTCGAAAGAAGAATGTCAGGCTCTAATCAATGCTTGTGATTCACATTTAAAACCGATTGTAATTATGGCCCTGAATACAGGCATGAGGAAGAGTGAAATTTTGGGGTTACGCTGGGATAATGTAGACCTCAGACATGGCTTTATTCTTCTGGACGTAACAAAGAACGGAGAACGGCGGGAAATACCAATAAACGACACATTGAGGGCAACGCTTGAAGCATTACCGAGAAGGCTTGACGGTGGATATGTGTTTTATGATCCAAAGACCGGCGAGAGGTACAAGGAGGTTAAACGTTCCTTTGGTACAGCATTAAGAAAAGCAGGGATAAGAGATTTTAAGTTTCATGATGCCCGTCACACATTCGCCAGTCATCTTGTTATGGCAGGGGTTGACATAACGACTGTCAAAGAACTCTTAGGGCATAAGACCCTCACCATGACATTACGTTATGCTCATCTTGCACCCTCTCACAATGTGAAGGCGCTTGATATTCTGGACAGTGTTTTAAACGATAATCAAAACTCCACTTCACAATTACTTCACAATTTCACATCAATAAGAAGAGAAGGAGTCTTGTAAGTGGTTGATTTTTAACGTGGGCCGTGCAGGATTTGAACCTGCGACCAACTGATTAAGAGTCAGCTGCTCTACCGGACTGAGCTAACGGCCCAAAGGTGATTGTTTATAACATACCAGTAGAGAAAAATTCAAAATAAATTTTATTCTTATTTAAAATAATTTTTCTTCTGGTATAATTATAGTTAGAAG
This window contains:
- a CDS encoding transcriptional coactivator p15/PC4 family protein; amino-acid sequence: MLKLIGEVEKNQKERVRVSLAEYQGYLSASQAGKYVDCRVYFTDDKGEWLPTKKGVTFNDETIDEVIPLLQKASRALEG
- a CDS encoding helix-turn-helix domain-containing protein, with the protein product MKLELEEHDLELIVDRLFERLKPMLPKQDHRGDVIFDKKELSQYLKVGVSWIDNNLYMLPHFKVGKYVRFRQSHIDQWIKNVELMPSPYLKLMKNVR
- a CDS encoding site-specific integrase produces the protein MARKVKGLYKRGNVWWCAYKSVTGKVVRESTGFINYDMAIDFLTKRKADVMVGIEPEVKKMVNYTFQELATEYLKWCERQRCFKSKRNFVKQLGEAFSNIPLRQFNTMMLEHFQTERLQKGNKPATVNRLIATIKHAFHKGCDWNMVDEGTMKCIKRVKLLEENNRRLRYLSKEECQALINACDSHLKPIVIMALNTGMRKSEILGLRWDNVDLRHGFILLDVTKNGERREIPINDTLRATLEALPRRLDGGYVFYDPKTGERYKEVKRSFGTALRKAGIRDFKFHDARHTFASHLVMAGVDITTVKELLGHKTLTMTLRYAHLAPSHNVKALDILDSVLNDNQNSTSQLLHNFTSIRREGVL